AAATTCCAGGTGCTCCATTTACAACTGTTGCCGCCAGTATTTTAGGATGCTTTAAATACGCCGCTTTCACCGCATTGTAGCGCCACTTAAAGATATCGCCCTCTTTGCCCCAAACATGTCCTTTCCTTGCTGCCACTTGAAAAATGGGAATAAGAAGGGTTTGTTTCCGCTCAAACCCGAGGTTCTTGTGATGCAAGTAATTGAGTTGTTGGTAAACTACACCTGTAGCGATAACCAAGACCACGGAAATCGCAAACTGGAATATCACCAATCCTTTTCTCAATCTCGTCCGACCCGATGTGGCCCCCGATATTCCCTTAATTACAGAAGTGGGATGAAATGCTGATAAGAAGAACGCGGGATAACTTCCCGCCGATATACCTACGATCAACACCACGCCAATAAGCCCCAAAATTATGAGACCTGTGTTTCCTTCCCATAGCGAGAGAGGTTTCTGCACGAACTCGTTAAAATAAGGAAACGCCAACTCAATCAGTCCTAACGCCAGCACCGTACTCAACAATGCCATGAAAATGGACTCGCCCAAGAATTGTTCGATCAATTGCCTCTGATGTGCGCCAACGACTTTGCGTACCCCGACTTCGCGTGCCCGCCTAACTGACCGTGCCGTTGACAGATTTACGAAATTGATTCCTGCGATTAGTAACACAAATACACCTGCACAGCCGAATGTATAGACAGTCTTGAGGTCGCCTCTCTGTAAGTGAATATCTGCCAATGACTGAAGTCGATAGGCGTCTCGATCTCGAATTTCCTTCCCCATGTGCTGCTGTATGATATCTTGTAGTTCAGGCTCAAGTGCAGAGGCTGAAACGCCTTCTCGAAGTAAAACATAGATCTCTATGTACCGATATCCAGATCGAATCCACTGGTTCCATCTCTTATTTGACTCAATTCGCGGAGTTGGTGAAGCAAGACAATCAAAGCGAATGGTAGAATGTCTTGGTAAGTTTTCCATAACTCCGGTTACTGTAAAATCCCCTTCAAAATACGGATCTGAGACTGAAAGCACTTTGCCAATTGGATCTTCATTGCCGAAAAATTGCTCAGCCATTTTTTGAGTTAACACCACTGATGCAGCCTTGCTAAGTACCGTTTCGGGCGTACCCCTCCGAAGAGGAAAATCGAATACCTCAAATACTGAAGCATCCACCAAACAGAAAGTGTGATCAAATTCTCGTTCCCCATACTGAATCTGAGTACCGGCACGTTTCATAAGCCGAACCACCTGCTCCACATCTGGAAATTCCTTAAGCGC
This portion of the Gemmatimonadota bacterium genome encodes:
- a CDS encoding ABC transporter permease; amino-acid sequence: MFKNYLIVSLRNMCRHKTYSCINISGLAVGITCCLLALLFVQDEFSFDRFHKKTNRIYRVLRGTQITETDIRWDHRTSGPLGDALKEFPDVEQVVRLMKRAGTQIQYGEREFDHTFCLVDASVFEVFDFPLRRGTPETVLSKAASVVLTQKMAEQFFGNEDPIGKVLSVSDPYFEGDFTVTGVMENLPRHSTIRFDCLASPTPRIESNKRWNQWIRSGYRYIEIYVLLREGVSASALEPELQDIIQQHMGKEIRDRDAYRLQSLADIHLQRGDLKTVYTFGCAGVFVLLIAGINFVNLSTARSVRRAREVGVRKVVGAHQRQLIEQFLGESIFMALLSTVLALGLIELAFPYFNEFVQKPLSLWEGNTGLIILGLIGVVLIVGISAGSYPAFFLSAFHPTSVIKGISGATSGRTRLRKGLVIFQFAISVVLVIATGVVYQQLNYLHHKNLGFERKQTLLIPIFQVAARKGHVWGKEGDIFKWRYNAVKAAYLKHPKILAATVVNGAPGIWAGLSLFRADGQDWRMKYYPVDEDFLFFFNMEMVAGRFFTRAYMEAHTPQDSYQFILNETAVKQLGWDNPIGKTLIKGNTTGQVIGVIKDFPTGSLRNEQEATVLMKNHHNLKALMLKIRPEDLPETVNFLEATWEQFIPKGTFYYLLLDDWIDNVHYAGDRRLGKIFATLGGLAIFVACLGLFGLAMFSVEQRTKEIGIRKILGASTGNIVRLLYGELILPVVIANILAWPFAYYTMERWLQDFAYRINLNLGIFIFGGVLVFVIALTTVSYQALKAANANPIDALRYE